The Niallia sp. Man26 genome includes a window with the following:
- a CDS encoding SDR family oxidoreductase, with protein MSINKIANLEAAIHNVGVNTVNPGENDAVTKKRYGEPEEVASVIAFVLSDGSSYITSSSYTIDGGFLRLYNNKCLKIKRKRSRNISTPFSLE; from the coding sequence ATGAGTATTAATAAGATAGCAAATCTTGAAGCAGCAATTCATAATGTAGGAGTTAACACTGTTAATCCAGGTGAAAATGATGCTGTTACAAAGAAACGATATGGGGAACCTGAAGAAGTAGCTAGTGTCATAGCATTTGTATTATCTGATGGATCTTCTTACATTACTTCATCTTCCTATACTATTGATGGTGGTTTCTTAAGGCTTTACAATAATAAATGTTTAAAAATTAAGCGAAAAAGGAGTCGAAATATTTCGACTCCTTTTTCGCTTGAATAA